The Oryzias latipes chromosome 4, ASM223467v1 genome includes a window with the following:
- the cyr61 gene encoding protein CYR61 has protein sequence MLMLHSLVFFIGSLTLVLSYPPSSCPSVCECQVEMPKCAPGVSVVLDGCNCCRVCARQLNEDCSLTEPCDHTKGLECNFGASLAAATTRGICRAKSEGRPCEYNSRIYQNGESFQPNCKHQCTCIDGAVGCVPLCPQELSLPNLGCANPRLVKVAGQCCEEWVCEDGKETDILEKIFGKDKLTEELEKDLTNRNELIAIVKGGLKTLPAYRPQPEVYMFDSPKCIVQTTPWSQCSKSCGTGISTRVTNNNNECKLVRETRLCEVRPCTQSSYASLKKGKKCNRTKKSSQPVKFTYAGCSSVKKYRPRYCGSCVDGRCCSPHDTRTIQVKFRCEDGETFYKKTMMIETCKCTHNCPHVNEASYPFYRLSNDIHKFRD, from the exons ATGCTGATGCTTCATTCTCTCGTTTTCTTCATCGGAAGCCTCACCCTG GTCCTCTCCTACCCCCCATCCTCCTGCCCCTCCGTGTGTGAGTGTCAGGTGGAGATGCCCAAGTGCGCACCGGGCGTGAGCGTCGTCCTAGACGGCTGCAACTGCTGCAGAGTTTGCGCCAGACAGCTGAACGAGGACTGCAGCCTGACCGAGCCATGCGACCACACTAAAGGGCTGGAGTGTAACTTTGGGGCCAGTCTTGCTGCTGCTACTACCCGTGGCATCTGCCGAG CAAAGTCAGAGGGCAGACCATGTGAGTACAACAGCAGGATCTACCAGAACGGCGAGAGCTTCCAGCCCAACTGTAAACACCAGTGCACATGCATTGACGGAGCAGTGGGATGTGTTCCACTGTGTCCGCAGGAGCTCTCCCTGCCCAATTTGGGCTGTGCCAACCCCAGACTTGTCAAGGTGGCAGGCCAATGCTGTGAGGAGTGGGTGTGTGAAGATGGCAAGGAGACAGATATCCTGGAGAAGATCTTTGGGAAAGACAAGCTGACTGAGGAGCTGGAAAAAGACCTGACCAACAGGAATGAGCTCATTGCAATTGTCAAAGGAGGACTTAAGACCCTGCCTG cATACAGACCTCAACCTGAAGTTTACATGTTTGATTCCCCCAAATGTATCGTCCAAACCACACCCTGGTCCCAGTGCTCCAAGAGTTGTGGAACCGGCATCTCCACCAGGgtgaccaacaacaacaacgagtGCAAGCTGGTCAGAGAAACACGACTCTGTGAAGTCCGGCCATGCACCCAGTCCTCTTACGCTAGTCTGAAG AAAGGAAAGAAGTGCAACAGAACCAAGAAGTCAAGCCAGCCAGTCAAGTTCACCTACGCCGGCTGCTCCAGTGTGAAGAAGTACCGGCCCAGATATTGTGGATCTTGCGTGGACGGCCGCTGCTGCAGCCCCCACGACACCAGGACCATCCAGGTCAAGTTCCGCTGCGAGGACGGCGAGACTTTCTACAAGAAGACGATGATGATCGAGACCTGCAAGTGCACTCACAACTGTCCCCATGTCAACGAAGCCTCCTACCCCTTCTACCGCCTTTCCAATGACATCCACAAGTTCAGAGACTGA